In a genomic window of Borrelia maritima:
- a CDS encoding exonuclease SbcCD subunit D, protein MSNYKILHTSDWHIGKKIENFSILKQQENFLSFLLEFIKKEKIDLLLVAGDVYDSKRPGFEEQRLVNNFFYELSFTPCKWCVVISGNHDKKDYLNINKKLLSRFNFFLITEYDSDEQIVFLKDNGNLEFIVACLPHINERLILGQNFDNIFGSEDQSSGKLFLENLENAYREKISNLSNFLENNYKGIPRILMAHSFFGSSKKIDTLGGSYIIPFNVFGNGFSYVALGHIHKFIKLSDNIVYSGSPMQYSFNETPDKYINVLHFNDNKLILQEAFPVPVFNKLIFVKGSLNEVLDFLANVKKEESFTIYLKIELNEAVDTSAEEIIYDLVRLNFMNLASISYSLLSSQNLQDDSSFIGEIEVLEMDEKYFFEKKLKRDFETGVIKDIKFKEEELISLFSEVLAKGYLGEYEDK, encoded by the coding sequence CTTTTCTTTTAGAATTTATTAAAAAAGAAAAGATAGATCTTTTACTTGTTGCTGGGGATGTTTATGACTCTAAGAGGCCTGGATTTGAAGAGCAAAGATTGGTAAATAATTTTTTTTACGAGCTTTCTTTTACTCCTTGTAAATGGTGTGTAGTTATTTCCGGAAATCATGACAAAAAGGATTATTTAAATATAAATAAAAAACTTCTTTCAAGGTTTAATTTTTTTTTAATAACAGAATATGATTCTGATGAGCAGATAGTTTTCTTAAAAGACAATGGAAATCTTGAGTTTATTGTTGCTTGTCTTCCGCATATAAATGAAAGACTTATTTTAGGGCAAAATTTTGATAATATTTTTGGATCAGAAGATCAGTCTTCCGGGAAGCTATTTCTTGAAAATTTAGAAAATGCTTATAGAGAAAAGATATCAAATTTATCTAATTTTTTAGAAAACAATTATAAAGGCATACCTAGAATATTGATGGCGCATTCTTTTTTTGGCAGCAGTAAAAAGATTGATACCTTGGGGGGCAGTTATATTATCCCATTTAATGTTTTTGGAAATGGTTTTTCTTATGTTGCTCTTGGGCATATTCATAAATTCATTAAGTTAAGTGATAATATTGTTTATTCAGGATCTCCTATGCAATATTCATTTAATGAGACCCCTGATAAATATATAAATGTTTTGCATTTTAATGATAATAAACTAATCTTGCAAGAAGCTTTTCCGGTTCCAGTTTTTAATAAATTAATCTTTGTTAAAGGTTCTTTGAATGAAGTTCTTGATTTTTTAGCCAATGTCAAAAAAGAAGAGTCTTTTACTATTTATTTGAAAATTGAACTAAATGAAGCAGTTGACACTAGCGCTGAGGAGATCATTTATGATTTAGTAAGACTTAATTTTATGAATTTAGCTTCTATTTCTTATTCTTTGCTCTCAAGTCAGAATTTACAAGATGATTCTAGCTTTATTGGAGAGATTGAAGTGCTTGAAATGGATGAGAAATATTTTTTTGAAAAAAAATTGAAACGAGATTTTGAGACTGGGGTTATTAAAGATATTAAATTTAAGGAAGAAGAGCTTATTTCTCTTTTTAGCGAGGTTTTAGCTAAAGGATATTTGGGTGAATATGAGGATAAATAG